The Chryseobacterium sp. JV274 sequence CTGTACATATTTCCTCAGCAACTCTTTGCCATCTGGATTTATTCCGGCTGAAGACCAGGGAATGATCTATGCAATTATTCAGACTCCACCGGGATCTACGTTGGAAAGAACCAATCAGATTGCCAAAGAACTTCTTAGAGAATCTGAAGATATTGACGGTGTACAGTCTGTTTCTTCTCTTGCAGGATATGAAATTTTGACCGAAGGTACCGGATCCAACTCCGGAACCTGTCTGATCAACCTTAAAAGCTGGGAGGACCGTAAAGAATCTGCTGCAGAAATCATTGAAAAGCTGGAAGAAAAAGCCAAGAATATTCCGGGAGCCAATATTGAATTCTTCCAACCGCCTTCCGTTCCGGGATATGGAGCTGCCGGAGGGTTTGAACTTCGTTTACTCGATAAAGCAGGAAGCGGAGACTATCATAAAATGGAACAGGTGAGTAATGACTTTGTGAAAGAACTGAAGAAACGTCCGGAACTTGGATCGGCATTTACATTCTATTCCGCGAGTTTTCCACAATATATGCTTAAGATTGATAATGATCTTGCAGAACAAAAAGGAGTAACCATTGAAAAAGCGATGGATAACCTATCTACATTGATTGGGTCCAACTATGAGACGAGTTTCATCCGTTTCGACAGACCTTATAAGGTAATTGTTCAGGCAGGACCTCAATACCGTGCTTTACCAACGGATCTGTTGAAACTGTATGTTAAAAATGATAAAGATCAGATGGTTCCCTACTCAGACTTCATGAGATTGGAAAAAGTATACGGACTGTCTGAGATCACAAGACATAATATGTATAACTCTGCAGAGGTGAGTGGAACTCCGGCACCTGGATACAGTAGCGGACAGGCGATTAAGGCTATTCAGGAAGTGGCAGATAAAACACTTCCAAGAGGTTTCGGTATCGACTGGGCGGGTATTTCCAAAGATGAAGTAAGCCGTGGAAATGAAGCGGTATTTATCTTCCTTGTGTGTTTAGGATTTGTTTATCTTATCCTTGCTGCTCAGTATGAAAGCTTTATTCTTCCGTTACCGGTGATCTTATCACTTCCTACAGGTATTTTCGGAGCATTTTTATGTTTAAAACTTTTAGGGCTGGAAAACAATATTTACGCACAGGTAGCAATGGTTATGCTTATCGGACTCTTAGGGAAAAATGCAGTGTTGATTGTAGAATTTGCTGTACAGAAAAAAGCAGAAGAAGGAATTTCTGTGGCAAAGGCAGCTATTGAAGGAGCCGCAATTCGTTTCCGTCCGATTCTGATGACATCATTTGCATTCGTTGCCGGATTGATTCCATTGGTTATTGCAACAGGTCCGGGAGCAATCGGTAACAGGACAATTGGTACTGCAGCGGCAGGAGGAATGTTGATCGGAACTATTTTCGGATTGATGATTATCCCAGGATTATATTACATCTTCGGAACTATTGCAGATAAGTCCAGATTGGCAAAATATGAAGAAGAAAATCCTTTAACAGAACAAACCGAACCTTATGAACATGATGGAAAATTTGAAGACTAAAAATATAATCACAGCCATTGCCTTATCACTTGTTCTTGCAAGTTGTAAGGCGCCAATGGCGACTGTCATAAAAGACGAGGTAAAAGACAATATTCCTCAGAATTTTAATCAGGAAGAACAGCAGGATGCAAATAACAATAGCGGAACAACTCCATGGAGACAGTTCTTTACAGATCCAAACCTGGTAACCCTGATTGAAACAGCTTTAAAAAATAATCAGGAACTATTAATCACTCTTCAGGAGATTGAAATTGCTAAAAGTGGTGTTTTAGCTAAAAAAGGTAGGCTTACCCCAACTGTTTCAGCAGGAATAGGAGCAGGATTGAAAAAAGCTGGCCGATATACCAGTGAAGGAGCTGGTGATGCTACTACAGAAATTGAACCTGGAAAGGAAATGCCGGATCCGCTGGGAAATTTTGAAGCGGGATTAAATGCAAGCTGGGAGATTGATATCTGGAAAAAACTCAGAACCGAAAAAGAATCTGCAGTGGCCCATTATCTTTCTACTGTGGAGGGTAAAAACTTTGTTTTGTCTAATCTTATTGAAGAAGTTGCTGATAATTACTATGAATTGCTGGCTCTTGATAATCAGTTAGATATTATACAGCAGTACATCAAGCTTCAGCAAAGAGCATTGGAAATTTCCAAAATTCAGAAGGAAGCTGCTGCAGCAACGGAACTGGCGGTGAAGAAATTTGAAGCAGAATTGGCGAAATCCAAAGCTGCAGAATATACAATCCGTCAGCAGATCACGGAGAAGGAAAACGGAATTAATGCTTTGTTAGGAAGATATCCACAACCGATTGTTAGAACAAAGGAGAATTTTATGTCTACGATTCCTCCAACGGTTTATACGGGAATTCCGTCACAATTGCTGGCAAACCGTCCTGATATCAAGCAGGCAGAATTGGAATTAAAGGCTTCAAAGCTGGATGTAGAAGCAGCAAGAAAAGAGTTTTATCCCTCTCTGGAAATTTCTGCGACATTAGGACTCGAGGCTTTCAAACCATCCTATCTTGTTAAATTACCTGAATCCATTGCTTACAATCTGGCAGGTGAATTAGCAGGACCATTGATTAATAAAAGTGCGATAAAAGCTAATTTTCAGACAGCAGATGCAAAACAGGTTCAGGCATTGTACGAATATGACAAAACCATTTTGAACGCTTATCTGGATGTTGCCAATCTGATGTCGAAAGTTAAAAATATAGATCAGTATTATCAATTGAAATCTCAGGAGACCAAAGCCCTGGATCAGTCTATTGATATTGCCAATCAGCTATTCCGTAATTCCAGAGCAGATTATCTTGAAGTTCTTTTGAACCAAAGAGATGCGCTGGATGCTAAAATGGAACTTATTGAGGCAAAACAGAAACAGCTCAGCACAGTCGTTGACATCTATAAAAGTTTAGGTGGAGGCTGGAAATAAAACATCATAATTCTATCAATAAACAGTTAATGTTTTTTGGAAGGGGTCAATTCTTTTGAGTTGGCCCTTTTTTGTTTTTAATACGACAAGTTTTGTCGTTATCCGGAGATAATTTTACACCAGAATAAAATGAATTTCAATATAAATAAAGAGGATTTAATAATAAATAGTATGATTTACAGCATACCACATTAAAATAATTTTCATGTCTTAAAAAGTGTTAAATTCGCGAAGTTTTAAGAACTAATTACTAACTCAGAAAACAACATTGGAATGAAAAAATTCTATATCGGTGCATTCACCTTATGCACGGTCTTGGGTATCTCTGCTCAGGAAGTAGTGTGGCAGAAAGATATCAAATCCTCTACCCAGGATTTTCTTAGCCAGGTTACTACAACTATCGATCAGCAGTATCTTATTACGGGAAGCTCTATCCAAAGCGATAAGCAGCAAGCTTCAGGCAGTAAGCAAAATAATGGTTACGATTTTCACCTTGTAAAGTTGAACCAGCAAGGAAATGATGTCTGGGAGAAATACTTCTCAGGCTCCAACCATGATTATTTATCAGCAACTGTTACCACACAGGATGGTGGATTTCTATTAGCCGGAACGTCTTATTCAGGAAAAGGATTGGATAAAAAAGACAATTCCAAAGGAGGATCAGATATCTGGCTGATCAGAATCAATGAATTTGGCGATGAATTGTGGCAAAAAACCTTAGGAAGCTCTTCCGATGAAGAAGCAAGATCTGTGATTCAAACTACAGATTTAGGATTTTTTGTTGCAGGCAATGTACAGAACGCTGCAAAAGGTTACGGTTCCAAAGACGTTTGGATCACAAGACTTGATAAAGATGGAAAAGAACTTTCCCAATTAATCTTAGGTGGGAAAGGCTTAGACGAAGTGGAAAAGATGATTCCAACGAAGGATGGAGGAGCTTTATTGGGAATTTATTCCAGGAGTTCTGAGGTTCGTGTTTCGGGATCTGAAAAGGGTTCCGGAATGCGAGATGCGGGTTCTGTGTCAAACATTCAAAACTCGAATTCCGTATCCCGAAACTCGAAACAAACTGAAAACTTTGGCGAGGGCGACTACTGGATCGTTAAGCTGGACAAAAATGGAAAAGTAGAATGGGAAAAGAATTTTGGAGGGAAAGGAGATGATCATATCAGAACATTGGCATTAACATCAACTGGCTTCATCATTGGTGGAGAATCCAGATCAGAAAGGTCAGGAAACAAAATGGTAGGAATAGAAGAAGGGACAGACCTTTGGCTGATTTCTTTAAATGAAAGAGGTGATGAACAGTGGCAGAAATCCTTTAATTTCAAAAACCGTGATATTTTGATGAGTATGAGTGTTCTTCATGCAGCAGATGACAAGTCTTCCAAAGGAATTTTACTAGGGGGCTATACTCAGGCTGAAGGAAGAATTCAGACTGATGATGAAACTTTCTGGATGCTCTATCTTGATCATAATGGCAATGAACAGTGGAGAAAACATGTAAAAGGAGAATCCAGAAAGAAGGAAGAAAGACTGTCTGATCTGAAGCTCAACAGAGACGGTTCAATTGTTCTGGCTGGAACAAGTGCAGAAGAATTGGGTAAAGAAAACTGGAAGATCGTGAAACTGGGAGACAAGCAGGTTGATCAGTTAATTGAAAAATACGACATCAAAATCTATCCAAACCCTGTTTCAGATTATGCTTACGTAGAAATCGGCTTTGATTTTAAAGATGCTGATATTCTCTTGTATGATATGTCTGGAAGACAGCTTCAGAGTATTAAAACCAAGAACAGAGTGACTAAGATTAACACCCAGGCTTTGATTCAGGGGGCTTATCTGGTGACTATAAAAACAAATGAAAATAGAACTGCTAACGCGAAGTTAATCAAATTATGAGAAAATTAGTACTAATAAGTATATTCTTTGTGTCATTATTTAATGCTCAAGAACAGACATCACAATATGTTCCAAAGCCTATTGATATAAAATCACCACAAACCTACGAAATGGAGAGGTTTGGAAACATACCCGTGAATCTCTATTCAGGCAGTGTTGATGTTGGTGTTCCACTATACAGCACAGAAATACCAGGAACTGGAGAAAGTTTTGCCCTTAATTTAGCATATAATTCCTCAGGGTTTATTCCTGCTAAGCAATCAAACTATGTTGGGCATGACTGGTTTCTAAGTTATGGGGGAGCAATTACCAGAACCATTAACAATGTTCCTGATGATGTTAAACACAGTCCATTTACAGAAGGGGATCACACAGGCGGTGGATATCTTTCAGGTGCAAGAACAGTCGAGTCTCTAGGACTAACAAATCAGAATATTTTCGATGACCAATATCCTCGTTGCATGTTGCAAACAAGTCCACCATATACTTATTTCCCGTATTTAAGTCCAGAACAGAAAATAGGAAAATTCTATGAGCTAGAACCCGATAAATTTAATTTTAATTTCATGGGAATTTCTGGTTATTTTTATATTGGTATTGATCTAAAGCCTGTAGCAGTATCCAATGATACTAATCTAAAAATAGACATATCTGGAATTACTATTCAAAATGACCCCAATAATTTTTGTAAGCCTGATCCCTCTCAAATTATTATTACTGATGGAAAAGGAAATAAATATTATTTTGGAGGTGATACTGATAATCTAGAAGTTTCCTATGATTTAGGAATTCTAAATCAAACTCCAGTATACATACCCTATAATATGAAAATAATGTCGTGGTATTTATCCAAAATTGAATATGTCAATGGTCTTAATGTTGTTATTGAAAACAAGAAATATGGTTCTAATTGGACTAGGTTTTGTCACGGCAATTATTTTCCTCCTAAAGATTATAGTGAAAATTCTCTTAACGGATTAAACCAGAGTTTTTTTGACCTGAACTTTTATGTATCTGGTGGACGTGATATAAGACCTGGTAAGACCCAGACCAACTATTATATGGGACCCGAAGGTAATTTTAAAGGTGGGGCCAGTATGAATTTGGTTAAGAAGGTATTCCCTGCGAAAATAACCATTGATAATGTGGCAACTATTACATTTGATTATACGGAGTTTCCCGCTTATACTTCCTATATTAATAATTATGGTGCTCCATATGCTTATGGATATAAATCTTTCAAATTAAATAAAGTATCTGTATTTAATAATCAAAATAAAGAAATAAAAGCTATTAACTTTAGCTATAATAGGATAAAAGATTATTTTTTCCTTTCATCTCTAGTGGATGGTGATAAAAAATATTCATTTGACTATTATAAAACTTCCAATCTGCCCGACCATGCTACTTTTGGTATTGATTTTTGGGGATATTGGAATGGTAAATCAGAAAATAACCAACTTACTCCTGACTATGTATTTAATAATTCTTTATTGAGCTCTGATATTGTTGGGGATCAAAGGAATCCAAATCCTGAATTATGTGACGTAGGGTTGTTGAGAAAAGTTGAATATCCTACAGGGGGATATTCTTCTTTCTATTATGAACCTCATACCTATTCAAAAACAATCTGGAGGGATATAAATTCTCATTACTTACAGTATATGAGAAACCAAACAGGTATTGTTGGAGGCGCAAGGATAAAAAAAATAATCGATTTTGATGGAAAAGAACAAAATATCCGCGATTTTACTTATGACAGGGATGCTGATAACGGTTCGCTTTCAGCTAAAAGCAGTGGTATTAATAACTCTTTCTTTACCTATGTTTATTTGGATCACCCTCAGATATATATGTTTCTTAATCCTGTTCTTGATATTACAAGGCCACATGAATCCATAAATAGCATAAATCCTAATACATATACTAATAATCCTGTTAATTATTCACAGGTAAATGAATGGGTCAATAATAAACTCTATAAAAAAAATTATTTTTCAGATTTAGAGAGTATTCCTGATGGAATGCCAGATAAAGATATTAAAAAAGCTTATGTTACTCCAGATGTTGAGGATAGTTATAAAAATTTAACACTTGAGTATGTAGATTATGGTTATTACAGAGGAAAACTGCTAAAGACGAACTATATGGGGGAGCAAGGAATCCCAGTTAAAAAAGTTGAAAATCAATACAGTATTATCAAATTGCAAAATAAGGATCAATTTGTAACCTGGGGAGCTTTTGAGCATCTTGTATACAATCGATATTATAAGATCAATCTTAATCAACAACGTCTGACTTCTACAACGACCACAGATTTTCTAAATGGAAATATAATAAGTACAAAAACTGATTATAACTATGATACTAACATAACCAATAACTTAAAATCAGAAGAATCTATTTTTGCAGATCAGACAAAATCAAAAACGGCTTATAAATATGCTAATGATATTTCGGGCTCTGCAGATCTTATTCAGAAAAACATGTTAGGTATTCCTTTGGAAACAACAATTTATAAAAACAATATTCCACTCGCTAAAACAAAACTAAGTTATAGTACAAACTGGAATGGACATACTAAACTTTTACCTAAACAGACGCAATCTATACTACTAAATACCATTGATAGTTCTTCTGAAACATCAGAAAGTGAGATTATATATGACCAATATGATACAAAAGGAAATCTTTTGCAATATCATACAAAATCAGGAACCATTACAAGTATTATATGGGGATATGATCAAACCCTGCCTCTAGCGAAAATAGAAGGTCTTGACTATAATTCGTTATTAGCAATATCTGGGATGTCTAATATCATAACCGATTTGCAAACTAAATCTGTTGCAGATGTGGATGATTTAACGGAACAAACTTTCAATAATGCTTTGAATGATTTTAGAAAAAATCAATATTTGACCAACTATCAAATAACCACTTACACTCATAATCCGTTAATAGGAGTTAGTAGTATTACTCCTGCTAATGGAATCAGAGAAATATATAAGTACAATGCTAATACTAATAGACTTGATAAAATTATTTCAGCAGATAATCAGGTACTAAAAGAATATAAATATAAATTTAAACAACCTGTCAGTGGGCTGTTCTATAATGATGAAGTATCAAACTACTTTATTAAAAAAAATTGTACTAGTGGCTTAGTTGGTGAACGCTATTTATATATCGTTCCAGAGAAAAAATACAGTTCTACGATCAGTAAAGATGATGCCAATCTACAAGCTTTAGCTGATTTAAAGAATAATGGACAATCGCAAGCAAATTTATATGGTAATTGCGTAGCCGCTACTTGTACTTTTAGCTCTTCAGATGCCGTCCCTTATTGGTCTGTAGGTGTGTCTAAAATTTCTTCTGTTACCGTTCAGTTGACTTTTGATGGCATATTTATAGACGATGATATTGTGATAAAAAATCTTTTATTACAAGGTGTAAAAGTTGGAAAAATTACTGGAAGCTGCGTACCTGCTGTAAAACGATATGGAGAAATCACAAGTAGAAACAGAGTGTGGTCTATTTCTGTTGAACCTAATGGGGATGTCATGTTGAAGTTTTTATACGAAACAGCTGCATATACCCCTTCTTCACTTGTTAATTTTACATTTACATACGATTTATATTATTATAATGCAGAACAGAAACAAAACTTCACCAAGAATAACTGTACAGTTGGAACTTTTGCTAATCCTTACACTTATGTAGTTCCTGCTAAAACATATACGTCTGAAATAGCTCCATGGGATGCAGATCAGAAGGCTCTGGATGATATCAACGCTAATGGGCAGAATGTAGCCAACACAAATTCTGTCTGTTTATATTTTAATACAGAAAAAAGCCAAACTTTCACTAAGAACTGTCCACCAGGAGGTATTGCAAGCTATACTTATATTGTACCTGCAAAAAAATATTCTTCTGATATAAGCCAGGCAGACGCAGATCAAAAAGCGTTAGATGAAATCAATACTAATGGACAAAATCAGGCTAATGCTGTGCCATGCTTTTATAATGTAGAAAAAAGTAAAGTATTCACAAAAAATTGTTCTGCAGATGCAGTATCAAATACCTATTTCTATGTAGTGCCTGCAAAAAAATACTCTTCTGATATTAGCCAGGAAGATGCTGATCAAAAAGCAATGGATGATATCAATACTAATGGTCAAAATGAAGCCAACAACAGTCCATGTACTTATATTGGATGTGATATAATGTCACAGAACGGGATTACGCTTGGAGCTAGTTCTTTTGTAACCCAACCAAGTTCGGGGCATTTTAAAGCAAATTTGAGTATAATTGCTCCAAACAATACCTCCTGGTATAATAGTACAATGGCAAGTATTCCAGCTTCTTGTAGGCCCAATTCCACAAAAGTCATCAATAATGTTATGGAATATGGTACACATACTTTATGGAAAGTCACAATAAATACAAACGGAAGTATTGTTTTAACTCCAAGTGTAACTGATCCTGGTCCTAATCATGGCGGAATGGCAATTGCTGGTAAAGGAGCTTCTTTTGTTTTTGAATATGATAAAAACTAAAAACTGATGAAAAAAATAATAATTCTGATAAACATTTTGTTTATTACAGGTAAAGTGCTGGCACAATTGAGCCCGACAG is a genomic window containing:
- a CDS encoding TolC family protein, which encodes MNMMENLKTKNIITAIALSLVLASCKAPMATVIKDEVKDNIPQNFNQEEQQDANNNSGTTPWRQFFTDPNLVTLIETALKNNQELLITLQEIEIAKSGVLAKKGRLTPTVSAGIGAGLKKAGRYTSEGAGDATTEIEPGKEMPDPLGNFEAGLNASWEIDIWKKLRTEKESAVAHYLSTVEGKNFVLSNLIEEVADNYYELLALDNQLDIIQQYIKLQQRALEISKIQKEAAAATELAVKKFEAELAKSKAAEYTIRQQITEKENGINALLGRYPQPIVRTKENFMSTIPPTVYTGIPSQLLANRPDIKQAELELKASKLDVEAARKEFYPSLEISATLGLEAFKPSYLVKLPESIAYNLAGELAGPLINKSAIKANFQTADAKQVQALYEYDKTILNAYLDVANLMSKVKNIDQYYQLKSQETKALDQSIDIANQLFRNSRADYLEVLLNQRDALDAKMELIEAKQKQLSTVVDIYKSLGGGWK
- a CDS encoding T9SS type A sorting domain-containing protein codes for the protein MKKFYIGAFTLCTVLGISAQEVVWQKDIKSSTQDFLSQVTTTIDQQYLITGSSIQSDKQQASGSKQNNGYDFHLVKLNQQGNDVWEKYFSGSNHDYLSATVTTQDGGFLLAGTSYSGKGLDKKDNSKGGSDIWLIRINEFGDELWQKTLGSSSDEEARSVIQTTDLGFFVAGNVQNAAKGYGSKDVWITRLDKDGKELSQLILGGKGLDEVEKMIPTKDGGALLGIYSRSSEVRVSGSEKGSGMRDAGSVSNIQNSNSVSRNSKQTENFGEGDYWIVKLDKNGKVEWEKNFGGKGDDHIRTLALTSTGFIIGGESRSERSGNKMVGIEEGTDLWLISLNERGDEQWQKSFNFKNRDILMSMSVLHAADDKSSKGILLGGYTQAEGRIQTDDETFWMLYLDHNGNEQWRKHVKGESRKKEERLSDLKLNRDGSIVLAGTSAEELGKENWKIVKLGDKQVDQLIEKYDIKIYPNPVSDYAYVEIGFDFKDADILLYDMSGRQLQSIKTKNRVTKINTQALIQGAYLVTIKTNENRTANAKLIKL
- a CDS encoding DUF5977 domain-containing protein, whose amino-acid sequence is MRKLVLISIFFVSLFNAQEQTSQYVPKPIDIKSPQTYEMERFGNIPVNLYSGSVDVGVPLYSTEIPGTGESFALNLAYNSSGFIPAKQSNYVGHDWFLSYGGAITRTINNVPDDVKHSPFTEGDHTGGGYLSGARTVESLGLTNQNIFDDQYPRCMLQTSPPYTYFPYLSPEQKIGKFYELEPDKFNFNFMGISGYFYIGIDLKPVAVSNDTNLKIDISGITIQNDPNNFCKPDPSQIIITDGKGNKYYFGGDTDNLEVSYDLGILNQTPVYIPYNMKIMSWYLSKIEYVNGLNVVIENKKYGSNWTRFCHGNYFPPKDYSENSLNGLNQSFFDLNFYVSGGRDIRPGKTQTNYYMGPEGNFKGGASMNLVKKVFPAKITIDNVATITFDYTEFPAYTSYINNYGAPYAYGYKSFKLNKVSVFNNQNKEIKAINFSYNRIKDYFFLSSLVDGDKKYSFDYYKTSNLPDHATFGIDFWGYWNGKSENNQLTPDYVFNNSLLSSDIVGDQRNPNPELCDVGLLRKVEYPTGGYSSFYYEPHTYSKTIWRDINSHYLQYMRNQTGIVGGARIKKIIDFDGKEQNIRDFTYDRDADNGSLSAKSSGINNSFFTYVYLDHPQIYMFLNPVLDITRPHESINSINPNTYTNNPVNYSQVNEWVNNKLYKKNYFSDLESIPDGMPDKDIKKAYVTPDVEDSYKNLTLEYVDYGYYRGKLLKTNYMGEQGIPVKKVENQYSIIKLQNKDQFVTWGAFEHLVYNRYYKINLNQQRLTSTTTTDFLNGNIISTKTDYNYDTNITNNLKSEESIFADQTKSKTAYKYANDISGSADLIQKNMLGIPLETTIYKNNIPLAKTKLSYSTNWNGHTKLLPKQTQSILLNTIDSSSETSESEIIYDQYDTKGNLLQYHTKSGTITSIIWGYDQTLPLAKIEGLDYNSLLAISGMSNIITDLQTKSVADVDDLTEQTFNNALNDFRKNQYLTNYQITTYTHNPLIGVSSITPANGIREIYKYNANTNRLDKIISADNQVLKEYKYKFKQPVSGLFYNDEVSNYFIKKNCTSGLVGERYLYIVPEKKYSSTISKDDANLQALADLKNNGQSQANLYGNCVAATCTFSSSDAVPYWSVGVSKISSVTVQLTFDGIFIDDDIVIKNLLLQGVKVGKITGSCVPAVKRYGEITSRNRVWSISVEPNGDVMLKFLYETAAYTPSSLVNFTFTYDLYYYNAEQKQNFTKNNCTVGTFANPYTYVVPAKTYTSEIAPWDADQKALDDINANGQNVANTNSVCLYFNTEKSQTFTKNCPPGGIASYTYIVPAKKYSSDISQADADQKALDEINTNGQNQANAVPCFYNVEKSKVFTKNCSADAVSNTYFYVVPAKKYSSDISQEDADQKAMDDINTNGQNEANNSPCTYIGCDIMSQNGITLGASSFVTQPSSGHFKANLSIIAPNNTSWYNSTMASIPASCRPNSTKVINNVMEYGTHTLWKVTINTNGSIVLTPSVTDPGPNHGGMAIAGKGASFVFEYDKN